One genomic window of Solanum dulcamara chromosome 12, daSolDulc1.2, whole genome shotgun sequence includes the following:
- the LOC129876144 gene encoding 5-methyltetrahydropteroyltriglutamate--homocysteine methyltransferase-like translates to MASHIVGYPRMGPKRELKFALESFWDGKSSAVDLKKVSADLRSSIWKQMADAGIKYIPSNTFSYYDQVLDTTAMLGAVPSRYNWTGGEIGFDTYFSMARGNASVPAMEMTKWFDTNYHFIVPELGPDVNFSYASHKAVDEYKEAKALGVNTVPVLVGPVSYLLLSKPAKGVEKSFPLLSLLDKILPIYKEVISELKAAGASWIQFDEPTLVLDLEAHQLEAFTKAYAELESTLSGLDVLIESYFADVPAGAFKTLTALKGVTAFGFDLVRGTQTLDLIKGSFPSGKYLFAGVVDGRNIWANDLTASLDLLQSLEGIVGKDKLVVSTSCSLLHTAVDLINETKLDNEIKSWLGFAAQKVVEVNALAKALSGAKDEAFFSANAAAQASRKSSPRVTNEAVQKTSAALQGSDHRRATNVSARLDTQQKKLNLPVLPTTTIGSFPQTVELRRVRREYKAKKISEEEYVKAIKEEIKKVVDLQEELDIDVLVHGEPERNDMVEYFGEQLSGFAFTANGWVQSYGSRCVKPPIIYGDVSRPNPMTVFWSSTAQSMTKRPMKGMLTGPVTILNWSFVRNDQPRFETCYQIALAIKDEVEDLEKAGITVIQIDEAALREGLPLRKAEHAFYLNWAVHSFRITNVGIQDTTQIHTHMCYSNFNDIIHSIIDMDADVITIENSRSDEKLLSVFREGVKYGAGIGPGVYDIHSPRIPSTEEIVDRVNKMLAVLDTNILWVNPDCGLKTRKYPEVKPALQNMVSAAKAIRTQLASAK, encoded by the exons atggcATCTCACATTGTTGGATATCCTCGTATGGGCCCAAAGAGAGAGCTGAAATTTGCTCTCGAATCTTTCTGGGATGGAAAGAGCAGCGCTGTTGACTTGAAGAAGGTCTCTGCTGATCTCAGGTCATCCATTTGGAAACAGATGGCTGATGCTGGCATTAAGTACATCCCCAGCAACACATTCTCTTACTATGATCAGGTTCTTGATACAACGGCAATGCTTGGTGCTGTCCCATCTAGATACAACTGGACCGGTGGGGAGATTGGATTCGATACTTACTTCTCCATGGCCAGAGGAAATGCCTCTGTACCTGCTATGGAGATGACCAAGTGGTTCGATACCAACTA CCACTTCATTGTCCCTGAGTTGGGACCTGATGTTAACTTCTCTTATGCTTCTCACAAGGCAGTCGATGAGTACAAAGAGGCTAAGGCG CTTGGAGTAAATACTGTCCCTGTACTTGTTGGTCCAGTCTCATACTTGTTGCTATCTAAACCTGCCAAGGGTGTTGAGAAATCTTTTCCCCTTTTATCACTTCTGGACAAAATCCTTCCTATCTACAA GGAAGTCATTTCCGAGTTGAAGGCTGCTGGTGCTTCCTGGATTCAGTTTGATGAGCCTACCCTTGTGTTGGATCTTGAGGCTCACCAATTGGAAGCATTCACCAAGGCATATGCTGAGCTGGAATCAACTCTATCTGGCCTTGATGTTCTCATTGAGTCTTACTTTGCTGATGTTCCTGCTGGTGCATTCAAAACCCTCACTGCTTTGAAGGGAGTTACTGCTTTTGGTTTTGACTTGGTTCGTGGAACTCAGACTCTTGATTTGATCAAGGGTAGCTTCCCTTCAGGCAAGTACTTGTTTGCAGGAGTGGTTGATGGGAGAAACATCTGGGCTAATGATCTTACTGCATCTCTTGACCTCTTGCAATCACTTGAGGGCATTGTAGGAAAAG ACAAGCTTGTTGTCTCTACATCCTGCTCCCTACTCCATACTGCTGTTGATCTTATCAACGAGACAAAACTAGACAATGAAATCAAATCATGGTTGGGATTTGCTGCCCAAAAGGTTGTTGAAGTGAATGCTTTGGCCAAGGCATTGTCTGGTGCCAAGGATGAG GCATTTTTCTCTGCTAATGCTGCTGCTCAAGCTTCCAGAAAGTCCTCCCCAAGAGTGACAAATGAAGCTGTTCAAAAGACT TCTGCTGCTCTTCAAGGATCTGACCACCGCCGTGCTACAAATGTTAGTGCTAGACTTGATACCCAACAAAAGAAACTTAACCTTCCAGTTCTCCCAACAACCACCATTGGGTCCTTCCCTCAGACGGTGGAGCTAAGAAGAGTTCGTCGTGAATACAAGGCCAAAAA GATCTCTGAGGAGGAGTATGTCAAAGCCATCAAGGAGGAAATCAAGAAGGTTGTTGACCTTCAAGAAGAGCTTGACATTGATGTCTTGGTTCATGGAGAGCCTGAG AGGAACGATATGGTTGAATACTTTGGGGAACAACTTTCTGGTTTCGCCTTCACTGCTAATGGATGGGTTCAATCTTACGGGTCTCGATGTGTGAAGCCACCAATCATCTATGGTGATGTCAGCCGCCCAAACCCAATGACTGTTTTCTGGTCCAGCACAGCTCAGAGCATGACCAAACGCCCAATGAAGGGAATGCTTACAGGACCAGTTACTATTCTCAACTGGTCGTTTGTCAGAAATGATCAGCCAAG ATTTGAAACTTGCTACCAGATTGCTTTGGCCATTAAGGATGAGGTGGAAGATTTGGAAAAGGCAGGCATCACTGTCATCCAAATTGATGAAGCTGCATTGAGAGAGGGGTTGCCTCTTAGGAAGGCTGAGCATGCTTTCTATTTGAACTGGGCTGTTCACTCTTTCAGAATCACCAATGTCGGTATCCAGGACACTACACAGATCCACACTCACATGTGCTACTCAAACTTCAATGACATTATCCACTCCATCATCGACATGGATGCTGATGTGATCACAATTGAGAACTCACGTTCCGATGAGAAGCTCCTCTCAGTTTTCAGGGAGGGAGTGAAGTACGGTGCTGGAATCGGACCTGGTGTCTATGACATCCACTCTCCCAGAATACCATCAACCGAAGAGATAGTTGACAGAGTTAACAAAATGCTTGCTGTTCTTGACACCAATATCTTGTGGGTTAACCCTGACTGTGGTCTCAAGACCCGTAAGTACCCCGAAGTGAAGCCAGCACTTCAAAACATGGTTTCTGCAGCCAAGGCCATCCGCACCCAGCTTGCCAGCGCCAAGTGA